Below is a window of Paramagnetospirillum magneticum AMB-1 DNA.
CATCGACGGCTATGGCGCCGACACGGCGCGGCTGTTCATGCTGTCGGATTCTCCGCCCGAGCGTGACCTGGACTGGACCGAGGCCGGCATCGACGGCGCCTGGCGCTACGTCAACCGGCTGTGGCGCATGGTGGCCACCGCCGAGCTGCCGCCGGCCGGCGCGCCCATGCCGGAGCTGTCGCCCGAAGCCGCCAAGATCCGTCGCCTGCTGCACAAGACCATCGCCCAGGTGGGTGAGGATCTCGAGCGCTTTCACTTCAACAAGGCGGTGGCCCGCATCCGTGAGATGACCAACGGCCTGGGCGAGCTGCCGGCCGGCGATTCCGGGGCGGCCTGGGTGCTGCGCGAGGGTCTGGAAGCCACCGCCCGCCTGATCGGTCCCATGATGCCCCATCTGGCCGAAGAGATGTGGCTGGCCCTGGGCGGTTCCGGTCTGCTGGCCGAGGCCGCCTGGCCCGAGGCCGATCCGGCCCTGCTGGTGGAGGACAGCGTCACCGTGGCCGTCCAGGTCAACGGCAAGCTGCGCGCCACCATCGAGCTGCCTAAGGATGTCGATGCCGCTCTGGCGGAACAGACGGCTCTTGCGCAACCCCAGGTGATTTCGGCAATGTCAGGAAAACCCGCGCGCAAGGTCGTGGTCGTGCCCAATCGGATCGTCAATGTGGTGGTCTAGAGCACTCCTTCTGTTTGCTGTTCTGGTGCTGGGTCCGGTGGGCTGCGGCTTCCGGCCCATGTACGGTACGCCAAGCGGTGCGGCTTCGGGCGTCGATGCCGATTTGGCAACGGTCCGCATCGAACCCATCAAGGACCGTACCGGGCAACAACTCCGCAATGCCTTGTTGCAGCGCTTGTCGCCCCGGGGCGAAGCCGCCGATTATGCCTACAGCCTTCAGATCAAGTTGACCGAGACCGTCAACAATCTCGGATTCCGCAAGGACACCTTCGCCACTGTCGCCAATATGTCCATTACCGCCCAGGTCCAACTCAGCAAAAATGGCGGAGGATTGATCCTG
It encodes the following:
- the lptE gene encoding LPS assembly lipoprotein LptE, whose amino-acid sequence is MWWSRALLLFAVLVLGPVGCGFRPMYGTPSGAASGVDADLATVRIEPIKDRTGQQLRNALLQRLSPRGEAADYAYSLQIKLTETVNNLGFRKDTFATVANMSITAQVQLSKNGGGLILGDNVTTTVYFDYLGPRYASVATERDAEERTLSQLADDIRNRVALAIQRYQANPNDERYRQRSLFLDDMGGGRR